A single Lentimicrobium sp. L6 DNA region contains:
- a CDS encoding DUF5686 and carboxypeptidase-like regulatory domain-containing protein yields the protein MTILLRNRCFVKVVACYLSLALSLFMMLNHSYANSQTLKGQILDAEFNEPLPGVNVFINQGACGTSSDENGFFTIEGQFSNQDTLTCSFIGFEKQMLPISSISNKGSVEIYLNENHMLLNEVIVKPDDSYEQWLMSQIIKHKKQNNPADKSYPKQIQYQRKSVFLNNVSQGFTSSNIFDKQQDAFLKLTDSTNAVPVLISEKKEEVKNSEEGEERILLKESSECLMPQLEKSINVVLNEKVAGNINFYNNQTVLLSHGLPSPISSNYKMYYHIYIVDSIGEKLNKQYKVDFTPKNKEGIAFIGHFWVDSSSFALTSIHAKLASSKSFNFVDAFETVLKFQEVKDIGWYFHSQKTKAILSLSTSQDSTKTPLNGLFQNYIEYHCIEEDTIETNDFQIVVKPYDSLESKAQQGITLLKENVWVKNLGRFSDMTLNGYYNINKIDIGSYMDIYRNNAIEGNRFTLPFRTSENWKKNISLGGYLGYGMKDKAFKYGAKVNYLLPFENRTTLMLKYDYDYYALTRDKFVEFIRENPFEGGGGNILSAITSQQPNPYLLKQQKFSVTFERQLNNDIGLLLRPFYERYYSNKYIPFESQGQSISYFNNYGLMADFRFSFGQSYDDGFFYRIYYGNQKPVIHLSAIMGQVSYLSGQKWTKQNYLHLNASIKNKINFGRIFIRSMFNVGYIKGEIPYPLLNTPRGTRDLGFARYHYNLLHHTSFVADLYANLHLSLNGKGVLLSKIPLVKKLNVRESLSFKAFWGGLVGDHSKGIEIPKYLKAPFSEPYMEMGFGITNIFKVLRVEYVTRINRGSQFNKVSAKHGLRLRLEVSF from the coding sequence ATGACAATCTTATTGAGAAATAGATGCTTTGTAAAAGTTGTAGCCTGTTATTTAAGCCTTGCCTTGAGCTTATTTATGATGTTAAATCATTCTTATGCAAATAGTCAGACATTAAAAGGTCAAATACTTGATGCAGAATTTAATGAGCCATTACCAGGAGTTAATGTCTTTATCAATCAAGGAGCATGTGGTACCAGTTCTGATGAGAATGGTTTCTTTACTATTGAAGGTCAGTTCAGTAATCAAGATACACTCACATGTAGCTTTATAGGATTTGAAAAACAAATGCTTCCTATTTCAAGTATATCCAATAAGGGGAGCGTGGAGATATACCTAAACGAAAACCATATGCTCTTAAATGAGGTGATTGTGAAGCCTGATGATAGCTATGAGCAATGGTTAATGTCGCAAATTATAAAGCATAAAAAGCAAAACAATCCAGCAGATAAAAGCTATCCTAAACAAATTCAATATCAGCGCAAATCTGTGTTTTTAAATAATGTTTCCCAGGGCTTTACGAGTAGTAATATTTTTGACAAGCAGCAAGATGCATTTTTAAAACTAACAGACTCAACCAATGCTGTTCCAGTATTGATAAGTGAAAAGAAAGAAGAAGTAAAGAATAGCGAAGAAGGTGAGGAGAGAATTTTATTGAAAGAGAGTTCGGAATGCTTAATGCCTCAACTAGAGAAGAGTATAAATGTTGTACTAAATGAAAAGGTAGCTGGAAATATCAATTTCTATAATAACCAGACGGTGCTATTGTCTCATGGCTTACCTAGCCCCATCTCGTCCAACTATAAAATGTACTACCATATTTACATTGTAGATAGTATTGGAGAAAAGTTGAATAAGCAATATAAAGTGGATTTTACTCCTAAAAACAAAGAAGGCATAGCCTTTATCGGTCATTTTTGGGTGGACAGCAGCAGCTTTGCTCTTACTTCTATTCATGCAAAACTAGCCTCCTCTAAGTCGTTTAATTTTGTAGATGCATTTGAAACAGTACTGAAGTTTCAGGAAGTAAAAGATATAGGTTGGTATTTTCATTCCCAAAAGACCAAAGCCATCTTAAGTTTGTCGACTTCACAAGATTCCACAAAAACACCTTTAAATGGATTATTCCAGAATTATATAGAATACCATTGCATTGAAGAGGATACAATAGAAACTAATGATTTTCAAATAGTGGTCAAACCCTACGATTCATTAGAATCTAAAGCACAACAGGGAATTACGCTACTAAAAGAAAATGTTTGGGTGAAAAACTTGGGACGATTCTCCGATATGACCCTCAATGGCTATTACAATATCAACAAGATAGATATTGGTTCTTATATGGATATTTACCGCAATAATGCCATTGAAGGAAATCGTTTCACTTTGCCATTTAGAACCAGTGAGAACTGGAAGAAGAATATTTCACTGGGTGGATATTTGGGTTATGGAATGAAAGACAAAGCTTTTAAATATGGAGCAAAAGTGAATTATCTGCTTCCCTTCGAAAACCGAACGACCTTAATGCTGAAGTATGATTATGATTATTATGCATTAACCAGAGATAAGTTTGTTGAATTTATTCGAGAAAATCCCTTTGAAGGTGGAGGAGGGAATATACTGTCAGCAATCACCAGTCAACAACCAAATCCATATCTACTAAAGCAACAGAAATTTAGTGTCACTTTCGAACGACAATTAAACAATGATATCGGTTTATTACTTCGTCCATTCTATGAAAGATATTATAGTAATAAATACATACCATTCGAAAGTCAGGGGCAAAGTATCAGCTATTTTAATAATTATGGTTTAATGGCAGATTTTCGATTTTCTTTTGGCCAATCCTATGACGATGGCTTTTTCTATCGCATTTATTACGGAAACCAAAAACCAGTTATTCATCTCTCTGCCATTATGGGACAGGTTTCCTATTTAAGTGGACAGAAGTGGACGAAACAAAACTATCTTCATTTAAATGCTTCCATTAAAAACAAAATAAACTTTGGTAGAATTTTTATCAGAAGCATGTTTAATGTGGGCTATATAAAAGGCGAAATTCCTTATCCATTACTGAATACTCCTCGGGGAACCAGAGATTTAGGATTTGCTCGTTACCATTATAATTTATTGCATCATACTTCATTTGTAGCTGATTTATATGCGAATCTACACCTCAGTTTAAATGGAAAAGGAGTTCTGTTGAGCAAAATTCCATTGGTGAAAAAACTCAACGTACGCGAATCCC